The Erigeron canadensis isolate Cc75 chromosome 1, C_canadensis_v1, whole genome shotgun sequence genome segment CAACCATCAAATTCGTGCCATCGAATATAACAACGAAGGTGCTGAATTCGTACAAGCTAGAATTCAAAACAATGTGAAGCTACAAGACATGTTAGACCCGAAATTAAACCCTGGAATACTAAACAATTTGCTCCCATGTGGCACGTGTGATGCTGGTGAGATCATTGACCCGTTGCTTGTGATCCAAGCAACAGTGTTTGATTGTGGTGGCTTGACGTTAGGTGTCTCCATTTCACACAAGGTTGCGGATGCAGCAACCTTGTGTACCTTTCTTAATGATTGGGCTGCATTGACTCGAGGGGAAATCACCCTCGAGTCAATCAGCCCAAAATTTTGTTCATCTGAGTTTCTCCCTCCTAGAGGTTTCTTAGATTTTGATCCGCCCTTACCACGTAGCTTAAAGCACAAATTTGAGAATGAATACATAACCAAAAGAGTCTTGTTTAGTGAAAAGGAAATATCGATGATGAAGGAAAAAGTTAATGGCGGCCAAAGCTATTCGAGAGTACAAGTGGTTTCCGCTATGATATGGAAGGCCCTAATCGACGTAGATCGAGCAAAACATGGTCATCCACGAGCGTCAATGCTCTTTCAACCCGTTAATATCCGTGGGAAAACAACACCATCCATACCAAATGATTCTTGTGGGAATCTAGGTGGATTCATCATCACAGAATGCCCGATAGCTCAAACATTATCAATGGGATTTGAATGCTTAGCAGGTTTGTTACATGATTCGATCAAGAAAACAATTGATCAACTAGGTAAATTGAGTTCAAAGAGCGAAGAACTGCAAACGTTGGTTTTCGATTCTTTTGTAAAGAGTGAAACTCGCGACGAGCTGGTGAGTGTGTTTCCACTTACCAGCTGGTGCAAGTTTCCATTTTATGAGGTGGATTTCGGGTTGGGACCGCCAGTGTGGGCGGCAAGCTCGGCGGGCCCGGTGAGCATGGTGACTTTGATGGATGGTCAAGGTGGGTTTGGGGTTGATGCTTATGTGAATCTGCAAACGGATGACATGCATTGTTTTGAAAAGGTGTTTGATATGTCTGAGTTTGTTGTTGAGTGAGTAATTTAAAACAGTAAAGTGATTAATGGGACgtattatataatactatcttataaagcattttttcttttttatattaaaaaagataatttaaactactcaaaatactcttattcattattcattaaaattaatatctctacctaatatgCCTATAATAACCTTGAATCTTaatcactcttttttttttctcttctcaaatctcaaccactcattttttttctctcatccataaatcattttattcctttaattcattcaaaatcttttatctcaaaaaccgtatatcgataaattataaaaattgtatagattttcttaaaatttcattctttttcattaaaaatgtcattcgatatatttttgacgaatttttaaatctgatggcggagcccgtactgctaaagcatttggctattacactGTATGGCTTATTACCTCTCATGACCTATcactccaccatctcaccgccgcaacataCGGACACTATCTCTCGTTTTATAAAAGTGTTTACACATAACATGAAATAATCGAGGTAAGGTACGTAATAAAAACAATCtatcaaaatttgaattatGAGGTTGCAAGAAACTCTTTCCAGTATTTGTAgttcaaatgaaatttgagtTTATAAACAGAATTGCAACCCGATTGTAAAAATTGGAAGTATCTCAAAGACAAAATTTGGATCATACAAGTAAATGTAAatctatttattataatatatatttttgaaaaagttataagaaaaaTGAGTTGGATAAACTGAAAAGGAAATTTAAAACTACTATCGTGATAGAAGGCAAATAAGCAATGGAATTGCACAAAGAACCAAAAACATAGATTTCTAATCAAGTATACAAGTAATATACATTGATACTTTGTTTTGAATTAGTCCATAAGATTGTTTTAGAATCCGCCAATGGGTTGGTGTCCATTGATAAATTAGACTTTAGGGAAATCCACTAGGATTCGAATATAATTTCTTACATTTGTAGTAGTGGATTATTAGGGGTTTgcgcggggggggggggggggggggtgagaGTCCTGGGTTTATCTCAGGCGTACGTGGTTCAAACATAACATATTGCCCAATTAAATGTCACTGGATGTATCGAATGCTAACTCCTAAATATGAACTCGAtgttaaagataaaatattgaattgaaatcggaaaataaaaagaaacttgCCATATTGTAGAGATAATTATGACTATTATTAGATGCGACAACCAAATGTATGAATTGAATGTGATGCAAGTAGTCGTGATCAAAATATGAGCCAATTTGAGGAACCcgaaaagatttttaaaaaaaaatagcttgAAACCGATTCAAACCAGAATACATGATCCAGGTCAAGGGCCGGGCCGGATTTAACTTTTAACCTAAGAAACCCGTAAAACCCAAGTAACCCGCCTACATGGGACGAAAGTGGCATCGTCTGCATTTGTATTGCTTTTAATATAAATCCAAGCTAGTCAACATGCACACTGAGGTTGTAACACCACCAACACATGCTATGTCATTTGTCAGGATTTCTTTCAATCCTAAGCTAGACTAATTACCTTGTTGCTATTTCTTGGAATAATCAGGTGAGATGTTGGAAGAAAACAAATGTGTGAATATGCTATAATGATACGTTAAAATTTGACTTTGTAAGGAAAGTTACTGAGAAGCTAGCCAATACTATTCGTCCATAGTTCGTCTCGCTTCGTCTACCATCATGGATTCGTCTCCCACCGATTTGTTTCTCCACGAACGACTCGCGcgtatgtttttttctttttgccggCTACGTACgtgtatactttttttttctttttttgaaaaaacgGCTACTATATTCAAGTTTCAACTCTCAGAATTTGACATAAATAACCCCTATAACGGTTGGTTTGGTCTCTCCCCTATATCCACTATTTTCACTACAATTCACACATATTAATCTCATAAATAATCTTTATACACCAAAATACACTTTCAAACACCCAAATGGATCTATCTTCACAAGAATCCTTGACTGGAGGTCGAAACTATAGGTCAAACATGACTCTGTTTGAGGTTAAAAACTCGATGCAGCTTCACATGCTTGACGACAACAAGCATAAAACGGACGTGGGGGCTGTGATTAATAGCATGAGCACGGTACAGGCGGCTTACACGACCAAAACTAAAGAACTTCTCAGATTGGGCCGACTTCTTAACAACCTCGACTACCAATACATGACATAGCTGCAATAGAAGGTCGTTTGGTTGGACCAAATTCTTCGCAAGCATACTGATGCCGATTCCACTTTAACGACCACGCTTGAGCACGCGAAATGTTGGCAAGGCAATGTTGGCCCACGTAACGATGGTGGTCGGCCCGAAGGTTACATGACTGACCCGGGGGAGGAATACGCTACCAAAGACCGACTTCGAGGATCAAATGAACTATGAACACTATAAATTCATCCACCGCTATGATGGTGACAATGACGTGTCGTCTACCGATTCACAATTTGGTTGTCGTtaagtaatgttttaatttagGACTCGTAATTTTAATAAAtggtattatgtatataattcCGGTCGTCAAGTAATgtattgtttgtttatttaagtAATGTAGTGTTATCTAATTTGGAAGgagtaaaagtgtaaagttgggtaaaaatatagaattaaataaaaagtgaatCGTTTATGGGGATTAATCCTTGGATGATTTTTAGCTGATGTAAAATTGACTAAGACTTTGGGCTGCCCCTTACAGACTTCAATTGATCtagcaaaaagaatatttgatgtGGAAAAGATGACTAACAAATTCGGAAATTATGCAAATAACAAGTCCAAGGAAAAAGAACCACAAAGTATATGGGCCCAATTTCCTTTTCACCTGAATCCATATATTTTCGGGCTGATTGTCTAATACAATACTTAGGGTGTGTTTAgctcacattttttttttcttttaaaggaataaaatctttcaaaggaattgaaatttaTTAGAATGGAATTTAAcggaatgtttttttttttttgaaaattcaagtaaCGGAAGGACCTctatccccaaggaatggagattccatcaaatgatggaatgtttacattccagtAAAATGAAATTCTtcatctttgaacaaccaaacacactaaagaatgaaattcaattccaactacatcagattccatcaaattgtATGAAACAAAACGTGACCTTAAAGAGTTAGAGGTAGTTAGACTCATGATTAATGATTTAACAGCTGCAAACCCAATAataatgttgtttttgtttttaactttacaAACCCAATAATCTATTTTCGGATCTAAAGTTTGcataagttaattaaaatttgaagcATGCGCATAAATGCACTAACTTAGAAATGTGGTCTGTGTTTAATGTCtgttttttaaccataaaatgaagtgtatatatctatactatattataaagcagattccttccagATCTTCAACATTGagttaaaattttcaatattgattttaagtacatccccaaaatacccctctcatctattctatacttatttaaaataaccataataccctttctctctcctcaaatctcaaccaatcatcttttttctctctcatccataaatcatttattattccaatttattcaaaatcttttatctcaaaaatcatacgtcgataaattataaaaattatatgagtgttcttaaaattttatgctctttcattaaagatgtcattcgatatactttcgacaaatttttaagtctgagagcggagcccgtacggctaaggcatttgactatcatactctatgacatatcaactcctataacctatcatactctaggtcatcatactctatgacctaggtatcaccccatcatctcaccgccgcaacgcgcgggtacttgctctcgttaatACAAACAAGTCACCTAGTAAAGTATTAAGGGTCAAAATTACAAACACCTAGAATGACAAAGgattaaagtgttaattattaaaataaaggtttagagtgtaaattataattcattaaggagaaaacataaaaagtcaagagttattctggtaattcaaaggtagaatattacttaaaataaaaagaggtatttgctttataagagaGTAAAGATAATGATTAACAAATTACTTCTCAAATGAATTAAAAAGTGGAAATGTTGAACATGATATAAATTAGGAAAAAACCAATATGCTATTAGAAGCATGAAAGAAGCATGTTTTTCCCTCACAAACTTCTCCcatgaaaatcacatgtttaaatataaaatttctcCCCTCATGAAAATCATGATGGAAACATGCTGCTAGAAGAATGCTAGTTAACCCCTATAAATTAACCTTTGaccattaaattaaatgtatatattactGATTAGTCCTTCTTAAACTAACATTCATCTAATGATTTAAATTTACTAGTGGCAAATCGAAAGATAAAGCGAAggggaaaaaatatatatataaaaactacatTTGAATGTGATGATCGACTAAGTGATTCTAAAATACTAATTAAGTATTAAGAAGTAAAAATGTACTGTATAGTAACACGGCGATGTCTTTTCATAGTCACAAAAAACTAGTAAATGGGAGTATGCGATCATATCGACGACGTTGTCTGCAATAATCTAAATAAATAAGATGTCGCTCCTACCACACAATGTTTGGTCGGCAAATTTAATAGTCGACAAGCCaccattttattattttaactgAATTATTCtgtttctatttttcttttccttccttTTTATTCGACTAACtgaattctttttatttttaagagtaTATTTAGAATTCTTAATTATGCATTTTACGGAAATAAACTCATAATATTAGTGtacaataatataaattattcgACTAACtgaattctttatttttaagagtATGTTAACAATGTCGTCCCTAGTAACTTTAGTCGTGTTCCATGTTGTATGTGATTGGTTCCCGCATGAGTGGCGGGATTTTTCTGATGTGATGTTGACAAAAACTAATGTTAGATTGGTGGTGATGGGGCACCATAAATTAAATGCTCGACTATCGATCGATCAACGTAACTGTGATAATGCATGATGAGCTGACTTCTTTTATATGGTAGATTGGTTATATAGTGCCATTAGTCATCTTTTATTTCGTATACCAATACTAAAACTCTCCatgtcccatattaaatgtttaattttgacttgtcaagtcttctgaTTTAAACTTTAACCGTAAAactatttgtttatattatataacgcttcatataaaatatatcggcggattgagttttcaatgtagttttcattgatataacattcacaaactattatataacacagaCAAAGATATTTATGATCAAACTTGCAAGTAGAAAACTTAACAAGTCAAATTTagacatttaatatgagacgGAGAGAGTGATAATTAACACAAGACACATATGTATATTGTATacgatataaaaataaaaatacaacaacctagaatttatttttatttttattttattttttttgaatcaTTTGACATGCATTACTTGCA includes the following:
- the LOC122589241 gene encoding pelargonidin 3-O-(6-caffeoylglucoside) 5-O-(6-O-malonylglucoside) 4'''-malonyltransferase-like; translation: MEIPKVDIRSRKLIKAFIPTPTTLNHHKMGFKDEVVAAINVRLILFYSAMVGGVDTTINFITQLENSLAQCLSRFYPIAGRYNHQIRAIEYNNEGAEFVQARIQNNVKLQDMLDPKLNPGILNNLLPCGTCDAGEIIDPLLVIQATVFDCGGLTLGVSISHKVADAATLCTFLNDWAALTRGEITLESISPKFCSSEFLPPRGFLDFDPPLPRSLKHKFENEYITKRVLFSEKEISMMKEKVNGGQSYSRVQVVSAMIWKALIDVDRAKHGHPRASMLFQPVNIRGKTTPSIPNDSCGNLGGFIITECPIAQTLSMGFECLAGLLHDSIKKTIDQLGKLSSKSEELQTLVFDSFVKSETRDELVSVFPLTSWCKFPFYEVDFGLGPPVWAASSAGPVSMVTLMDGQGGFGVDAYVNLQTDDMHCFEKVFDMSEFVVE